TCATCCTGTTCGTCATCCTCAGCtttgtttctcttcttcttgTACAGAGTACTGCGCTTGTTGTCCTCCACAATTTTCTTCTTCTCGTAGGCTGCCATCTTGTCCTTCATTTCCAGCTTGATCTCTTTGTCCATGCTGTCTAATTTGCGCAGGTTGACCTGGTCCTGGAAGAGGCTGTACAGCGGCACGCTGGTGGTGGTGATCTTACTCCTTCGCGAGCCGAACCCGGAGATTGCTGAGAGGCTGGACGCCCCACCAGCGGAGAGCACGGACTCCGGCCGGCCACGGGAGAGACGGCTCGAGTAGGAAGCCCCGCTTAGCATCGAGGCCTTGTCATCGTCCGCGCCCCTAACCGAACCCAGACGCGACCCGGCCCCGAAACCGAGCACGGAGCCGGCCGTGGAGGGGGCCTCTCCCTGCTTCTGCATCAGGGTCTCTGCCACAACGTTGGCGATCCAGTTTTGAATGCCGGCGAGGTTGACCATGGGCTCTCCTCCCGGCGCCCGCGAGGCGGCCATCGGGACGGGGGGGGCGGGCGGCGGCCGCGCACTGCGGGCTAGCGAGAGGACGGACGACCCGCCGCTCAGCACGGACGCGTTGTCGTCCGCAGCAGCGCCCGGGGCCGGGAAGGCTCCGGCGCAGAAGGCCGACAGCGGGATGGCGCCGCCGCCGAGGGAGCTCTCGCTGTCCCAGCCGCACATCGACTGGCTCTCTTCCAAGTTCCTGCGCGactgctccagcagctcctcgCGCCGCTGCCGCCTCCGGGCGGTGGCGGAGTCTTCGCCACGCGCCATCTCCAGAAGCTCCGCCTTGTTCTCCTCGCCTCCGtgcttcttctgctgcttcagCTTCCAGCTCTGGTAGGCCGTCAGGCTGACGTCCTCGAGCGAAGGTGTTGGGGTTTCCCTCTCCTTTTGCTCTCCGTTTTCGCCCCCATTGTCTGTTTCGCCCTCTTTTTTGTTCCAACCAAACTGGATGCGTTTGATCTTCCAGCGCTCCAGGGGTGTCAGcttgtctttgtttttcttgcagAAGTTGTAGAGGCTGCTGGAATCAGACATGATGCTCTCCAAATCTTCATCAATCTTCTTCTTCCGCTTGTTTTTCGTAGTGGCCTCATCTCCAGTGGTGGCGCCTCCGTCgtcttcctcgtcctcctcttgcTCCCTTGTCTTGTAGCGAGCAGCTGCTTGCTCTTCGATCTCCCGTAGACGCTGCTTCCACAAGTCTGAGTAGCTGCTCCTGCTTACAGTGGAGACAGAATCTGAGGCCTGACACCGGGGACGTCTCTTCACCCTCTCCTTTACGGCGCGAACATCTTCACTGGTTACGCTCTCCAGGTCGTCAGCTGGCGGCAGCCGTTTGCCTGGGATGGGCTCGCCATCGTCCTCACCATCACTCAGCAGCTGGGCCTCCCACCAGTCTTCATTCTGGTACTTCTCGTTGCGATTCTGCCACTCCCGGATCATGTTGTCCACgtcatcttcatcctcttcatctCCTTTTCCTGGGAGTGCAGGGTCCTCCCTTGCGTTGACCCCGTTTGGCACACGAACAACGCCTGCTCTTAGGGCGGCGGCTGCTGCAGATGACGCTACGCTGCTCATCATACTAGCagtgtcctcctcttcctccaccatGATGGAGTTTGCCTTAACTCCCATcatgctctcctcctcatcaagCCGAGCACGAGCATCGATGACGGAGCACTGGCTGAGCGTGTCGTCGTCATCATCGCGCTCTTCCTGAAGGTTCTCGTTGAATTCACGCAACTGCTTAATGAAGCCCTCGTTCGGGTTGATGGCACGTTTTTTTCTAATCGCCAGCAATGCCTCCATGATGGTCATGTTTTGGAAGATCATGAGGTAGGCAGCAACCAAAATCGCTGAGCGACTTACGCCCATCATTGACGTCACCAGGGCTTTACCTGTGAGACAGAAGCAAACACAGTTTAGGGAAGTCTAGTGcacccaaccacacacacattaaaagccAAAAGCAGAAACTACTTCAATGCTCTGCAACAATTAATCACACATCTCATCTCACTATGTGTGCCCACAGTGcccctggcccaccaggtggcatcAATTCACATGTTTGCTTGGTCCCACCAATTTTTACAATCAGGGTGATTTAGATCCTTTAAATGTTGGAGAGTTGTGTTGTGATTTGTTTGATTTTCCTGTTTTGTGTATTTCTGGCCATTGTGCCATGTGTTTGTTGAATGCCTGTGCCTCCTTACCTTCCTGACCGGAGCATGACGTGTCAAAATAGTTCCAAGAATTTCCTTTAGGACTGTAGATGGGTtcaactacagggtgggccatttatacggatacaccttaataaaatgggaatggttggtgatattaacgtcctgttggtggcacattagtatatgcaAGGGGGCAAACTTATCAAGATTgctggtgaccatagtggccattttgaagtcggccatttgatccaacttttgttttttcaataggaagagggtcatgtgacacatcaacatttattggtaatttcacaagaaacaatggtgtgcttgattttaacgtaactttattctttcatgagttatttacaagtttctgagcACTGATAAAATGGgttcaatgtcaccaatcattcccattttattcaggtgtatccatataaactGCCCACTCTGTACAGTTATAGCTTaactttaattacattttctgcaaCATTATGTTGCAGACCAACCAATACGATTGGCAAACAAATGAGCTGCTTTACAGTTTAACAACACTGTACATTTCTTAGTGCTGACTTATATTGCACAGTCAGATGCTGCTACTTAGCAAATGGCTTAGCACATTAGCATAGCAAATTTTCTCAAACACAAACTTTTAGATGGTTTCtataaattgtaaaatggaTGGATCCCAGTTCTAGTTTCCCTTCAGTTGATACATTCCTAATACTCCTTGGACACCGGGTATGCCGGCGGAGATCACAAACGCGAACCCATGGCTGTGACCGGGCCAGAACATTCAGATCTAAGGACTGCGATGGGTGAACTAGCGAGTGTGACTTTAGTGAAAACGCCCGAGAGTCTGAATATAGAAGAGCCTTGTCACTGTCCTGACATCTCGAAATGCCCTTACTGTTACGGTTATTGGCAGAGACTAAATAACCAGGGGATCAGTTCTAAAAATAAGCCGTTAGCGCTGCCTTCTGACATGCTGAGTGAAGAGTAGCAGACTTGGGCACATGGACCCCGGCACATGGATCTGAACCACAGATTCTTTTAGCCTGTGCTGACAACACAGGGCTTGAATCTGGGTCATGGCACATTAGGGAAGTCCCTTTTAATTCTGCTCAGATGAATAATCGCTGAAGTGTAATCGGCACATGTCCAAAAATACTGGAATACTGGTTCACTTAGACTTGCAGATTAGGggaactgtattttttttttatgttctgttttcCATGTGACGCCCTTAAGGAgacaaatatttttatgatgGGATTCTGTCACAATGAAATAGGATGCActaattgtacattttattatttatgcattatttttcaccccccccccaaaaaagacactttaaatgcattttagacATTTAAGTCTCCTCCAGGCCTTCTGCAGAACTTGTCTTACCCCTGTGTGTCAGTAAGGCTTCATCCAGAAACTCAGCTGCTGTTCGGAAGTGCTGGGCGATATCGGCATCGGGGAAATCATCCAGCTCAATGCCCGTATAGGTGATGCTCATGCCTGCATAGAACGCCTCGCTCGTGTACACTCCAGTTCCATGGGCCACATTCAGTATATGAGTGATGCCCAGTCGTTTCAGACGTGCTTTATTGACAGCTACAGACCTGCACAGAGAAGAGGTTACTGAAGGTCAGCAATGTAAGACTTTTTCAGGGGGAACTTCAAGATAAAATCTTTTTCTAATGCAATCTGGAAAcaacacttttttaaaaagttacatATGTAAGATTTAAAGAcacaatttaaagaaaaatacagattattgcacaaataaattattgttctaAGTATTAGTGAAAGGTTTTTAGCCTCTTGGGCACAACTTCTGAAAACCTCACTTTTCCCCAATAAAGATATTGGGCCAAACTTCATCCACTGGGTTAAATGGAGCCTCCAGGCGGTCCTGCACCAGAGCCCTCTGGATGTCCAGGACACAGGGTGTGTTGTATGGACTTCGGTCGTCGATCATGTCCTTTACGCGGTTGTAGAGGTCCTCAACCATCAGCTGCTCTGCAGTTTCCATCATACTTTCTGGCATCGGGGTGATCCTGACTTCCTTCTGTGGCAACTCTTCATTATAAATACCAGTGGCATAGACAGTAATTAATCAAAAAATTTACCAAAAGACTTcatctttaaataaatatactgATTCAGAATGATAGCACAATTATATCTAGAATCCCTTGCAGAGGGATCATTTGTGACCACAAGAGGGAGCTCAAGAAACAGTTACCTCTTAAAGTACACGTCCTGCCCTTCATGGAATCccaaataaattgtgaaattatGATTTTCAGTTAATGGGTGAAGACTTTAATTTACTCTCCTCCTCTGACTAAAGAATGTAAAAGGCTTGCACACTCTTTGTAGTAAAAATCATCAGGCCAGTTTTTTAATCGTTGCTATAAGGTATTTTTATGGTATGGTATACCATAGCAGTGAGATGGTAGTGGGATATTTGTgctgcattaataaataaatttaaaaaatgtattaataggATCTCAATCATTTCAATGCCACTGTTCTACACAGTGTAAGGATTAGCTATTGAGTTAAAGAATCTGGACTGTACAGCAAAAAATGTTGTTCACCCTCATTGATGATCTTTTTGGCAGCCACAGCTGATGAGAGATGGATGGGCTCCATGAAGATGCTTTCAGAGTTGGAGAAGCCTGAGATCATGGAAAATCTGTCTGTCATGGTGGAGAACCGGTCTGAGGCTGTGGAGAATCTACCATACACAATATTTGAGTGATTATTGAGTAGTTATAAAATCTGACATTTAAGTAATAAATCTTGGCTGGTATacagtaaaaactaaaaaagagcAGTAGGCTTTTATCCTTTTGGTGTTGTCCTTATGCCTATGTAAGTTCTAGGCAAtgctgcagtgattgtcattgtgacacagcaagcacagcacacggtgacattacgaaatgtgtcctctgcttttaaccatcacccttggtgagcagggggcagccagtgtgtggggacggtgctttgctccgtggcaccttagtggcaccttgacagctcagaattcgaaccggtaaccttccgaTCCTGAGTCCGTTTCCTGTGTTTGGTTGAACTCATATGGGTTGGGTGTGCAGTACCTGCTGGGGGACGGACAGCGCAGGTAGTGGGACTGGATGCTCTTGACTCCCCCCTCCTGATCTTCGCTCAGAGCCATCTGTTCTACCTCATCTGCCTTATCACCAGGAGATGCCATGGCAACAGTTGTCCTTGGTTAAAATAGGGTCTCATGaatgtacagaaaatgtttGATAGCAACATAAAAACAGTTACATACACCAGTGGCTGATAAATAAAGTCATTTCACTTGTTCATAGAGCCGAAGTGATGATATGAGTCACAATTTGTCATGTGCAATCATACCCGGCCACTCATTTTGTGTTCCCGAAATGAACTTATTTTTATGAAACTGCAGCAAGTAATGGAGTTAGACAATCAACTCTAATTTTCCCTTCCTTTAGAAAAACGATATCTGAATACAAATTTCTCCTAAATTAACCATTAGAATTTGGCAAAAATGTCTTTGAAACAAAAGGGTTTTTTTCATAccacaaaatgtgaaaatgtcctTAAGCAAGATTTCATCTCTGCTGAAACTGATGGCCtgttttgaagtgaaagtgaagtgattgtcattgtgaaacaatgcagcacagcacacggtgacacaacgaaatgtgttctctacttttaaccatgacccttggtgggCAACCACGACAggggcctggggagcagtgtgtactttgctcagtggcacctcagtggcaccttggtggatcgggattcgaaccggcagccttctgattacggggccacttccttaaccactaggccatcactgcccctttTATTCTCTGTGATGCATTCTGTCATCATATGTAAACACTAACACGATAAGCACAATGTGTTAAGGTTCGGTggtaaatacattatatttatttataacatgGTTTGTTACACTGCAATTAACACTATAAACACAACAGTATAAACTACATTTAAATTCTCTTGCCCCATGACGTTAttagtattttaaaataatagaatttaaacaaaatatgctatttaaataaaatatgaaatatgacatCTTTACAGTGGTGacaaagtgaagaaaaaaatatgctgATTTGcctataaaaattatatttgttcaGCAAAAGAAGCAATTGACTGATGATTAAATTTAGAGACAGATGgaagtggaagaaaaaaaaaagacatctgcTGTTGAAATAACTATAATCATGTACAATTTCCaacaattttttcttttattttcaacattttcgACTTTTCCACAACAAACTTTATCAttagggtttttttccccccacagacCTCTGgtctcagagtgtgtgtgtgtgtataagcaTTTGCCTGCACTAACCGGCATGCTTGTCTATATATAGCCTCAGAGACAGCTGTGAATAGCCCTCAGCAAGGCCACAGTATCAGAGAGAGACGAAAAACCTGGGAAAGCAAGAGGCCGACAGCAAGATGCCAAACTCCGAACATGTTTACCTGCCTAGTCAGCGTCTACAACCTGCGTACCTGCAGATGACCCCCCGCCCTTACCTGAGTCTGTGGGTGCCTGAGCCGGCTTTGTTGGAATTCCTGTGGGAGGTCCTGGAGCCAGGGTGCAGGGAGCGGGCCTTGTGTGACTGATGTGACTGTCCTCTCATATCAAGCACAAGACCCTCCACCCGAGGCCACCCCCCCCAAAGACACCCGAAACCACCGCAATGACCTCAGGGTGTTTGCACTGGCATTACTCAACTCAGGAAAACACTGGAACAAATACTGCAGTCTACAAGCAACAGACACACTTATTCTGTTATTCCAAGAATACAGATACtttgcaataaaaatatatttcatagaAGTTATGATGACAGTAgttatcacaatatatcatggaATTCAGCTGAAGGAAAGGGCAATACCATGCTCTGGATTGTGATGATTAAGATTATTGATTAAATGAGTATAGATGTGAGAGCCCACTAATTAGACATCTAATTAGTGGTTTGCACAGAGGACATAAATTCTTGTATAATACCTGTGGGTCAAGCAAAAGGTAAGGCATGCTGGAAATAACTGTTAATTATGCGGCAAGACACAAAAATGGTATAAATTGTTGACACACATGGACATCATGCACAAATATAGAAGATGTCACAAATATGCTCACGCAATGACATATTAGGTTCcttcttttttaattactatTTTTGGTCCAGCTCTTTAATACCAGTTTAGGGATTAATATAATAAAGTCAGaagaaaatacaattttaatgatGCAACGTTAAAACACagcacaacggaatgtgtcctctgcatttaacccatcaccctcagtgagcagtggtcagccacaAAAaacggggaacagtgtgtggagatAGTACCTCGATCTGAGGGGACcgcagtgacaccttggcggttgaggatttgaacctgcaattTTTCCGATTCTGCTTCCTTAtctcctaggccaccactgcccagaagTATGAGCAGATGTGTTTTCTGTACAAAGGTCCACCAGAATAAGTGAAGATAAATGAAGTGAAGAGACTAGAGTAAgtgtcaccaaccctggtcctggagagcACCTATTCTGTATAGTTTGAGCTTAACCACCATTAAAACCACCTAATTCAATCTCTTCACTTATTACTGTCCAGTTTTTGAGGCGTGGTGCAACATGGAAAAATATAAGCTGTCCAATGAACATTTGGTTTGATGTTTAATATCCTGTAGATTTAAGACTAATGGTTATCTCCCTCCCTAAATATGTCACGTGACTCCAGTAATTGATTTCCCTGAATAGCAAACCGACTATGTTGACTTATTGTCACCCAACCGTTGTCTACTTTCAAAGAAAGACCGATTTCCTTTTCATTCCTACTCCCTCATCTCCTCATCTCATCTTCTCCTGCTCTTGATCCGTCCCTAAACGTGAACGTCAGCATCCGTGGGGTGCTGTGGCAGAAGCCGTCCCTCGTTCGTTCCCTCGTTTAGCCGCACCGGGGTTCACGTTCCCACTAACACCTGCTCTCTTACTGTTCTGCGTCAGAACCGTGacaaaatataattacaaaaatcTGCAACACACATTCAGTTCCtatattaaatgtttaattggcTTGCCATATTCACTTTGTTTTGGTCGGGTCCTCTACATACGATTTAAATGTCACAGTTACTTGTACCCATTTGGCAGTGCTGTTATCAGCATTTGGCCACAACTCAGTCTCAAATGGCAATTAATTAGCTTTCCAATTGCCCTTATCTTCCATGAACAGCCAAACATAATATAGACAGACCACTTAAATTAGAAACTATAATTAAATCACGAGCAAATACCTCACAATAGCAAGGTGGGTAAAAAGGCCAAATCTATAAAAAGTCACAAACAGAAATCACGGCCTCTTGTCTGAAATGGCAAGTTATATGCTActcataattttaaataatcaacaCGTTACATCAATAATGTGTTGATTATTTCCAATTAACACTCAGTGTTCCtgtttttgtatgtcaaactcCCCTCAGGccaattacatttattcactcTGTGACCCCTGCTACCACCTCTAATTAAGAGAATTTAATTGCAAGTCTCTTCACTTTTCATCAGGGAATTTTTCATGGGGACTACAGACACATCGCACGGTTTCCAAGTTAGCAAATTTAGTAACCAGTGCACGGGCACAGTGAAGTTAACATTGTTGATGGTGCACAAATGgtgcagacatttattttttagaatttgTAGAGCAGGAACTGCTTTATTTAATGTAACTGCAGTGACTGATCATTTTGTCCCTACTGCCATCAAaaagcatgcacactaggtggtaGCGACCTCTGATTGGGTGAGTGAAAGAAGGGCAATGTTCGTACTGTCTGTGAAAGCAGATAATTTAAATGTGTACTGACAATTTaatcattaatatatatattgatgttttatcaatatatattcaaatatatgcTTTCCCCCTTTTCCTGTTCAGTAAATGTAGAAAGGCCAACTAATTGGGCAATCTTGCTAATCTTTTCCACCATGTGATGCCACCTGCTGGCCTTAAATGGTAATCTCAGAGCCATCTTTTGGGTgaatttttaaagttttttaaagtgaagtgattgtcacatgtgatacacagcagcacagcacacggtgcacacagtgaaatttgtcctctgcatttaacccatcaccctgagtgagcagtgggcagccatgaccggcgcccggggagcagtgtggggggacggtgctttgctcagtggcacctcagtggtaccttggcggatcgggattcgaaccggcaaccttctgattacggggccgcttccttaaccgctaggccaccactgcccctaattttggtgtgtgtacataagcgcgtgtgtgtatgtggcaataaaataagacatccaAAACACAGATTAATGCCAGCAGTTGGCTTTATTCACTACTCAGGAAAGTGCCACCAGAAGATGAAAAGTAGACAAGAGACCACACTTCACTCCAGCAATGACTGAAAcgtacaaaaaaacacatttatgtgAAGATGTACACAACATGTTAACACAAGATCTCACTgcaaacatatatttttaatcattttactgTGAGTTTGTGCACACATTGAGGTTGGCCAAACAcactgattttgtgtgtgtgtgtgtgtgtgtgtgtttaaatggcCATGCCTGAACAGTCTTTACCTGCCTCTCTTTatgtaatgcaaatgtaatggtgtgtgtaaaatgtgtgtgcaaaaagcaaatggaagagaaaaaaaaagaaccccacAGTTAAGGCACAGACACTTCCAAGCAGCAGACCGTCACATGAACACACCGCCAAAGGCGAATACAGATTCACAGAGGGAGGTAGGGGCAGTGTTGTAAAGCTCAACAACAGACCGGCACCAAACAAACGCCTTTCAAAATGTGCTGGTAGGGACAGTGTTTACAAATAGCACAGTGCTTCAGTCTCTCtgagaaatgcacacacacacacacacacacacacacacacacacacgcacacaataaAACTGTACATGAAACATaaagacacataaacacacatacgcacaaaaaagaaatattctCTAACATAGTCATATTTATACACTACTGTTTGCCTTTAGTGGCTTTAGAGTGCCTTCATGAATGCTCATAGGGTTATTATAAAGCTGTCAAATCATCTCCACATTGTGACTGATGCACCACAGAAGCTAAACTTTTACCTCATTTCAGACATTCTATTGGCTACTGCACagtgtttttattgcattactTTCCTGTCTAAACAACTGCATGTACACGAATGCATCATCTCCACATCATCTCCACAAAAACTTGGCTCTGCAGGCACTTTCATTACAACCAGCATCAAATACCAGCAGTAAAGGCCTGTTCAGCTAGTTCTCACAGGAGGCAATTTCATTCCTAATAtgcaatattatttattattgaccgTCATCGACTATCAATGCTGCGAACACACAGCACGTGAGGTTATAAAGAATTGTGACTACTCTGCACTTAAATGTCAGATGAGTTgtgaatgttcattttaatttcagcttCTCATGGtctaccactagagggagcggCATGTACCACAGTTTTGCGAACCAAGGCCCTTCAATTCAAGTCGGCAGATTCAACGTACAAATCcagtttttttgtcctttctgGGCTATTAATGGTGGCCCCTTAAAAACTCCATTGGGGTACCGGCTAAGGAATCGTACTCATAGCGGAAAATTTTCGCTATGGTACCTTAAACAAGGTACCATCTcctcacactgcaaaaaaaaaaaatcggtttCACTATGCAGATGTATAGTGTATCATTGCAGATGCAATGAAACATCTAATCGTCATCTAAAGTATATACACTGGGTTCTGTAACTGCATGACATGTCACAGTTTTGTGCAGAAATAAGACTATTTTAGACAGGAAGGTAATGTGCATGGTGAAACGCCGGGCAGTGCTTGGTAAGGACACCAGTCACCCAAGGAGCTGCAGAAATGGTTGAAGCTGCAGGAAAACACACTTCTAAGTGGTTGCTGGGGGTGACATATTGTGCCAGTGCTTCCACTGATGCGTTGCCATGGTGTTTCATGTGAACATATAGAAAGGTGTTTATCTCACTTTTTGATTTCTTAGTTTGAGGTGTGTaaggaaaggaaaaataagACTGAAGACCTAGTTGTACCTCATGTATACCCTGTTATATTCTGCTTCCAATGACAGCAAATAGGCTGGTGTTTGATGTTTATTCGTCACAGCAAACATACAACTtacataaatatgaaaatatatatattttttattttaaacattttaaatgcataatcTGTATTTCTTAGCAAGACTTAAcaaacatatatgtatatattttagaaattgtaatattttgttcatgtttgaAATGCTCGACCCCAAATGCTCCCAAATACTCTTGAGCACACAAAGCTGCCACAATATATTTCTATATCTGCAAATATATCTCATTTAAAAACAGGCACACAAAATGCACTGGCTTTCCAGACTTCAGCAGTACCACAAGATTCTTCCCGTTTTACCCTGTGCACTTCCACTAGAGAGCTACACTCTGCTTCACCAACACCTTCCTGCATACATTCATGAGTGGGACCTTCAGCTGCAAATCTTCTCTTTTcctagttttattattttttttaacaattttaatgCACTTGAATGCATTGTCTTCACCCCCATTGCTGGTTTTGTTGGCACTGGAACTTCACTACCATGTCAGTTTGTTCAGTctttggtgtgttttgtgtgtatgtgtgcactgTCAGACATGAGGTACAACTGAAGCCTTCCTAGGGTTAAAGTGATTTCTACGAATAGGAGTCCATCTCCTGCAGGAAGGCTGAAGACCTGAGTGTGCTGTACAGGTGtggagaaaaagtaaaaatagccaccatcaccaccacagcCTACATGGGAATCATCTCACAATGGCAAGTGTGTGGATGGCCTAGTGATTCTGCACAGTTTTGAACGACACGTCTGAGATCAAAGAATAAAGAAT
The Denticeps clupeoides chromosome 15, fDenClu1.1, whole genome shotgun sequence DNA segment above includes these coding regions:
- the dusp27 gene encoding serine/threonine/tyrosine-interacting-like protein 2, with protein sequence MASPGDKADEVEQMALSEDQEGGVKSIQSHYLRCPSPSRFSTASDRFSTMTDRFSMISGFSNSESIFMEPIHLSSAVAAKKIINEELPQKEVRITPMPESMMETAEQLMVEDLYNRVKDMIDDRSPYNTPCVLDIQRALVQDRLEAPFNPVDEVWPNIFIGEKSVAVNKARLKRLGITHILNVAHGTGVYTSEAFYAGMSITYTGIELDDFPDADIAQHFRTAAEFLDEALLTHRGKALVTSMMGVSRSAILVAAYLMIFQNMTIMEALLAIRKKRAINPNEGFIKQLREFNENLQEERDDDDDTLSQCSVIDARARLDEEESMMGVKANSIMVEEEEDTASMMSSVASSAAAAALRAGVVRVPNGVNAREDPALPGKGDEEDEDDVDNMIREWQNRNEKYQNEDWWEAQLLSDGEDDGEPIPGKRLPPADDLESVTSEDVRAVKERVKRRPRCQASDSVSTVSRSSYSDLWKQRLREIEEQAAARYKTREQEEDEEDDGGATTGDEATTKNKRKKKIDEDLESIMSDSSSLYNFCKKNKDKLTPLERWKIKRIQFGWNKKEGETDNGGENGEQKERETPTPSLEDVSLTAYQSWKLKQQKKHGGEENKAELLEMARGEDSATARRRQRREELLEQSRRNLEESQSMCGWDSESSLGGGAIPLSAFCAGAFPAPGAAADDNASVLSGGSSVLSLARSARPPPAPPVPMAASRAPGGEPMVNLAGIQNWIANVVAETLMQKQGEAPSTAGSVLGFGAGSRLGSVRGADDDKASMLSGASYSSRLSRGRPESVLSAGGASSLSAISGFGSRRSKITTTSVPLYSLFQDQVNLRKLDSMDKEIKLEMKDKMAAYEKKKIVEDNKRSTLYKKKRNKAEDDEQDETDPETGAARSAVKSSGGRATGLPATRPKLSRDYGQSGRLNISGLGGDQSSSIDEWLRNVRPPTKKSEAYDEGEAEQQAPWPSYDAEPGPSEYDFSNRRASYMADEGEEDYCSASRFGSRYQADGEYADSSRDISPEPAYQPRMDSAFNGFSETNSYRRSYTAAGEDGYEECPTSRRFATQSPYSSSKTESRGQASREDDEDEVNSFLSQLRQRCQARAQRELEEEEDEVIAAWRKQEQTKSQRDS